TCAGATAGCCCCTCCTGGTCAGGATCCAGGATTGGGAAatgcttctcctcctcctccgttaCCTTCACCTCCTCCTCCATTATCTTCTCCTGAATCCTCCTTCGATTTACGtttccctcctcctcctccgttgAGTAGAGGTGAAAGCCCTCCTACTGGTTCTCCAGCAGTTCTCCCTCCTCAGGCTCAGCCTCCACCATTTCCCCCTCCTCAAGCTCAGCCTCCACCATTTCCCCCTCCACCAGCTCAACCTCCACCAGTTTCCCCGCTAGCTCTGCCGCCAGCTCATCTTCCTGctattaagaaaaagaaatcttACAAGCTTTTCATAATAGTCGGAGTGCTAGTAGGTGTATTAGGCGTCATGGGCGCATTGGTGGCCTTCTTTCTTCTACGGAACCAAAAGGTAATAACGATAAAGCCATCGGCAACTAGGAGCACTGGCCACCTTCAAGATGTTGGTATTACAGGTATTATATTTTCTTCGGTCACTGTGTTGTGTATTTTACTCTTATGTAATACCCTAGTGAGTTTACTGTACTCATGAAGGTGTTCCTAAGCTGAAGCTATCAGAACTAGAAACTGCCTGCGAAGATTTCAGTAACATCATAAGCTCCACATCCTCAAACGCCACCATTTACAAAGGAACTCTCTCCACCGGCTCTGAAATCGCCGTTTTATCTATCGCATCTGGATCCCTCCAGGACTGGTCAGCAGATCTCGAAACGCAGTTTCAACAGAAGGTAGCAACAGAACCTCTTTCTTATACTACACTCTAGCGTCTCCTCTTCTAATAACCACATACAAATCCTGCAATGCAGATACAAAGGTTATCACTAGTGGACCACAAGAACTTTCTGAATGTAATTGGATATTGCCGTGAAGACGAGCCTTTCAACAGAATGCTAGTTTTCGAGTACGCTCCTTACGGATCCCTCTTCGAGCATTTGCACGGTCAGTAATGCTACAGACAGAGAGTCTCAGCCCCATCTCTTTTCTAACTAACTGTGTTCTTATTTGCAGATCAAGACGCAGAGCACTTGGACTGGCCAATGAGACTGAGAATAGCAATGGGAATAGCTTACTGTGCACAACACATGCacaatctaaaccctaaacccatctCCCAAGCAAACCTCAACTCCTCTTCAGTCTACTTGACAACAGACTACGCAGCCAAGGTCGCTGACTTTACTTTCCTCGCCTCCACACCAATTGACCCCAAGACCAGCTATGTCCTCAGCTTTGGCGTCATTCTGCACGAGATCATCACCGGAAAGATCCCGGAGGATCCGGATTCTCCCATCAAGGAAACCAAACCGGCGAGAGAGCTTGTGGATCCGACACTGAAAAGCTTCGACGAGAATGTCCTGCAGAAAATGTGGGAAGTGGTGATCGAGTGTTTGAATCAGAGGCTGGAAATGAAGGAAGTTGTGGCTAAGCTGAGAGAGATCACTGGAATCACGGAGGAAGCAGCGTTGCCAAGGCTATCTCCGGCGTGGTGGGCGGAGCTGGAGATTATATCCACTGAAGTGTAGCATTTtagtatgtatgtatgtatgtattgTATGTACACATCAACTGCAATATGCACAGTGAAGCAATGAATGCATCTTCTCTTTACTCTgtatcaacatttttttttcatctttcatGTTTTTGGGTATCAACTATCAATATGTCGTATACCAAAAACGATATATTTCAATTTTGGGTTAATTTAGATGATACCTTGAGAGAAGACTAGAGCTTCCAAAGGATCTAAATGACATGAAGTTCAACAGTTGGTTTAAAAACTGATGTCTGCATAAAATCTTATGCTAGCATTTATACTCATTGACTTCCCAATGTCAGGCCCATATAACAATCTCATTTTAAGTCTTGGGGAAATCATCATTCTCTTTCTCATATCTTCCAGTCTCATGACCCTTAAGTTGAATAAGTATTAACGAAGCTtccaattatttttattgtcatatttgtATGTCTTGATTGTATAGATATACGTGTGTCCGAAAAAGACAAACAGCAAGAAAGTAGTCAAAAAGCAAAGGAGAGTTAGGAGACGTTGGTGTGTGTATGCATGGGAATCATTATATAGCCGTTTGTTTTGTAACTCTCTATACATGCGTTTCTAATACTCATTCAGAATTGGCAGTTTCTACTATTAACAGACAAATCCACTTTTGACGTAGCGAAACAGAATGCTGTAAAGAGTGTGCGTACAAATCTACGCATGgatatcattaatattttacattttcattaAGCAGTGTACGTTTTGATATGAGTTATTTTCTCCATATAATCCAACCGAACAAACTATAGTAAACATTAATAATGCGGTCAAGTTGATTTTGTTTAACAATTCTTATAACGGAAGAAGATGCATCGAAACATAAATGATAACCATACAAactaattaatgtatattgCTTACTGACTTGACAAAAGGAACATTCTGTAAAATGAAACACATGAAATTTGGGTGGATCTTGAGATAAGGTGCATGGGGTGATCAAATCATATGAGCCATTTTCTTCTTCAGCCTCTCTATCTCCGCTGTGTTTGCCTCAATCTCTCCTGTTAATTAACATTATAACTGTTACTATTATATCAATTCAAGAGATATTTCTTATTAACTATATTCTATATACCTTGATCGGAGATAAAGCGTTGAATCCAACCAGCCATGCACTCCTTAAGCTCCATTTTCTCACGTTCGAGACATTGCTTCTGCTCACTCGCCATCTCTACTTGGGAACGCAGCATACTCACCTGCCACTATATATTAACATTTGATATTATGAAACCATAGCTACATAATATTAAGATTCATGAAATTATTTAGATACATTGAGGTCCCTCGATTTCTTCACTAGATCATCAATATATTGAAGCTTCTTCCACCTTGACTTCTGAGCCGCAACACGGTTCGAAACTATGCTATAATACAAAAGTCCAAAGTTAAGTTAATCAGGGTTGATATACGTATCAAACTGCAAGATAATTAAACGTGACCAAATTATGTAACCGAACC
Above is a window of Brassica napus cultivar Da-Ae chromosome A10, Da-Ae, whole genome shotgun sequence DNA encoding:
- the LOC106419090 gene encoding probable inactive receptor-like protein kinase At3g56050 codes for the protein MRSDQRWSLLSIIFLLFFLPHNLTFGLCFSTEALALMKFKGRIERDPFGALMNWGELPHCSWSGVVCSHDGRVVVLNLEDLSLQGTLAPELGNLTHLKSLILRNNSFSGEVPKEVADLQELEVLDLCDNNFGQPFPFTSNGRKLLQIAPPGQDPGLGNASPPPPLPSPPPPLSSPESSFDLRFPPPPPLSRGESPPTGSPAVLPPQAQPPPFPPPQAQPPPFPPPPAQPPPVSPLALPPAHLPAIKKKKSYKLFIIVGVLVGVLGVMGALVAFFLLRNQKVITIKPSATRSTGHLQDVGITGVPKLKLSELETACEDFSNIISSTSSNATIYKGTLSTGSEIAVLSIASGSLQDWSADLETQFQQKIQRLSLVDHKNFLNVIGYCREDEPFNRMLVFEYAPYGSLFEHLHDQDAEHLDWPMRLRIAMGIAYCAQHMHNLNPKPISQANLNSSSVYLTTDYAAKVADFTFLASTPIDPKTSYVLSFGVILHEIITGKIPEDPDSPIKETKPARELVDPTLKSFDENVLQKMWEVVIECLNQRLEMKEVVAKLREITGITEEAALPRLSPAWWAELEIISTEV
- the LOC106419137 gene encoding basic leucine zipper 19-like, whose product is MSEPSFPVPTSFQVSNDGSQVEEKKTGYLNYEVEPGFTIRLRQNIDPAMDPKKLKRIVSNRVAAQKSRWKKLQYIDDLVKKSRDLNWQVSMLRSQVEMASEQKQCLEREKMELKECMAGWIQRFISDQGEIEANTAEIERLKKKMAHMI